A genomic stretch from Falco cherrug isolate bFalChe1 chromosome 1, bFalChe1.pri, whole genome shotgun sequence includes:
- the TNIP2 gene encoding TNFAIP3-interacting protein 2 isoform X1: protein MHLAGLLLALEKKEKGQHWDRSSPFPAMCSVSEGSSTDPLVTRFKQVEETLERLHRENRSLKNKVPRYNALCTLYHESAQQLRHLQLQLAAKEATIRELRSSLARQATAAGGEAEAAGGEPARSLVESLLEQLGQAREQLRDSEQLSARRMEALNQEVQKLNQQLEEKNGEIQQMINQPPFEKEREILRLQKSLAEREKAQATSDVLCRSLTDETHQLQRKLASTAEMCQHLAKCLEEKQRKEKGNSDDQTLMGRSDQLLDNETSLQALICNLQDENRMLKQKVAHVEDLNAKWQKYDASRDEYVKRLHLQLKEMKSQLEQQHGVTSTQTNSDLMHKEILRLNKLLEEKMNECIKTRRELEDVKKASEGDNERIQMLEQQVLVYKDDFTSERSDRERAQSKIQELQAEVACLQHQLARRQDSRDTSSHFRVHIGNQNHMHVQTNVEHLLGNSPGQTGMRRTSSQSEQASPPADNGNSGSEGRAQGELRCPHCMRFFSDELSDEFLKHVAECCQ from the exons ATGCACCTGGCTGGATTGCTGCTCGCcctggagaagaaggagaaggggcAGCACTGGGACCGCAGCTCACCTTTCCCGGCCATGTGCTCGGTAAGCGAGGGTAGCAGCACAGACCCCTTGGTGACCCGCTTCAAACAGGTGGAGGAGACGTTGGAGAGGCTGCACCGGGAAAACAGGAGCTTGAAGAATAAAGTGCCTCGGTACAACGCGCTCTGCACCTTGTACCACGAGTCTGCTCAGCAGCTGAggcacctccagctgcagctggccgCCAAGGAGGCGACGATCCGCGAGCTGCGGAGCAGCCTGGCCCGGCAGGCGAcggcggcgggcggcgaggcggaggcggcgggcggggagccgGCCCGCTCGCTGGTGGAGagcctgctggagcagctgggccAGGCCCGCGAGCAGCTCAGGGACAGCGAGCAACTCTCGGCGCGACGAATGGAGGCTCTGAACCAG GAAGTACAGAAGTTGAATCAGCAACTAGAGGAGAAAAATGGAGAGATACAGCAGATGATAAATCAACCTCCatttgaaaaggagagagaaatctTACGACTTCAGAAGAGCttggcagagagagaaaaggctcAGGCCACCAGCGATGTTTTGTGCCGTTCACTCACTGATGAAACCCACCAACTGCAACGCAAATTAGCATCCACAGCAGAAATGTGTCAACATCTGGCAAAATGTCtagaagagaagcaaagaaaagagaaggggaatTCAGATGACCAGACACTTATGGGAAGATCTGATCAG CTTTTAGACAATGAAACTTCACTTCAAGCTCTTATCTGCAACCTACAAGATGAAAACAGgatgttaaaacaaaaagtagcTCAT GTGGAAGACTTAAATGCAAAGTGGCAGAAATACGATGCAAGTAGGGATGAGTATGTGAAGCGACTCCACTTGCAGCTAAAAGAGATGAAGTCACaactggagcagcagcatggtgtAACTTCCACACAAACGAATTCTGACCTGATGCACAAAGAGATACTCCGGTTAAACAAGCTactggaagagaaaatgaatgaatgcaTAAAAACAAGGAGAGAATTAGAAGATGTGAAGAAGGCCAGTGAAGGAGATAATGAACGCATACAAATGCTGGAGCAACAG gtcCTAGTTTATAAAGATGATTTCACATCTGAGAGATCTGACAGAGAACGAGCACAGAGTAAAATACAAGAGCTTCAGGCAGAAGTTGCATGTCTGCAACACCAGCTAGCAAGACGACAG gATTCAAGAGACACAAGCAGTCATTTCAGAGTTCACATTGGTAACCAAAATCATATGCATGTACAGACAAACGTTGAACATCTACTGGGCAACAGCCCAGGCCAAACAGGCATGAGAAGAACATCTTCACAGTCTGAACAAGCTTCTCCTCCTGCGGACAATGGAAACTCAGGATCTGAGGGCAGGGCACAGGGTGAACTTAGATGCCCTCATTGTATGAGGTTTTTCAGTGATGAACTCAGTGATGAATTCCTCAAGCATGTTGCTGAATGCTGTCAGTGA
- the TNIP2 gene encoding TNFAIP3-interacting protein 2 isoform X2 produces MHLAGLLLALEKKEKGQHWDRSSPFPAMCSEVQKLNQQLEEKNGEIQQMINQPPFEKEREILRLQKSLAEREKAQATSDVLCRSLTDETHQLQRKLASTAEMCQHLAKCLEEKQRKEKGNSDDQTLMGRSDQLLDNETSLQALICNLQDENRMLKQKVAHVEDLNAKWQKYDASRDEYVKRLHLQLKEMKSQLEQQHGVTSTQTNSDLMHKEILRLNKLLEEKMNECIKTRRELEDVKKASEGDNERIQMLEQQVLVYKDDFTSERSDRERAQSKIQELQAEVACLQHQLARRQDSRDTSSHFRVHIGNQNHMHVQTNVEHLLGNSPGQTGMRRTSSQSEQASPPADNGNSGSEGRAQGELRCPHCMRFFSDELSDEFLKHVAECCQ; encoded by the exons ATGCACCTGGCTGGATTGCTGCTCGCcctggagaagaaggagaaggggcAGCACTGGGACCGCAGCTCACCTTTCCCGGCCATGTGCTCG GAAGTACAGAAGTTGAATCAGCAACTAGAGGAGAAAAATGGAGAGATACAGCAGATGATAAATCAACCTCCatttgaaaaggagagagaaatctTACGACTTCAGAAGAGCttggcagagagagaaaaggctcAGGCCACCAGCGATGTTTTGTGCCGTTCACTCACTGATGAAACCCACCAACTGCAACGCAAATTAGCATCCACAGCAGAAATGTGTCAACATCTGGCAAAATGTCtagaagagaagcaaagaaaagagaaggggaatTCAGATGACCAGACACTTATGGGAAGATCTGATCAG CTTTTAGACAATGAAACTTCACTTCAAGCTCTTATCTGCAACCTACAAGATGAAAACAGgatgttaaaacaaaaagtagcTCAT GTGGAAGACTTAAATGCAAAGTGGCAGAAATACGATGCAAGTAGGGATGAGTATGTGAAGCGACTCCACTTGCAGCTAAAAGAGATGAAGTCACaactggagcagcagcatggtgtAACTTCCACACAAACGAATTCTGACCTGATGCACAAAGAGATACTCCGGTTAAACAAGCTactggaagagaaaatgaatgaatgcaTAAAAACAAGGAGAGAATTAGAAGATGTGAAGAAGGCCAGTGAAGGAGATAATGAACGCATACAAATGCTGGAGCAACAG gtcCTAGTTTATAAAGATGATTTCACATCTGAGAGATCTGACAGAGAACGAGCACAGAGTAAAATACAAGAGCTTCAGGCAGAAGTTGCATGTCTGCAACACCAGCTAGCAAGACGACAG gATTCAAGAGACACAAGCAGTCATTTCAGAGTTCACATTGGTAACCAAAATCATATGCATGTACAGACAAACGTTGAACATCTACTGGGCAACAGCCCAGGCCAAACAGGCATGAGAAGAACATCTTCACAGTCTGAACAAGCTTCTCCTCCTGCGGACAATGGAAACTCAGGATCTGAGGGCAGGGCACAGGGTGAACTTAGATGCCCTCATTGTATGAGGTTTTTCAGTGATGAACTCAGTGATGAATTCCTCAAGCATGTTGCTGAATGCTGTCAGTGA